A DNA window from Pyrus communis chromosome 3, drPyrComm1.1, whole genome shotgun sequence contains the following coding sequences:
- the LOC137730143 gene encoding putative polyol transporter 1 has protein sequence MEMGDQRVETNAISGQPQNSIADFDPPKKPKTKKFAVACAVLASMTSILLGYDIGVMSGASLFIKENLNISDVQVEVLNGTLNIYSLIGSALAGKTSDWIGRRYTIVLAGTIFFIGALLMGFAPNYAFLMFGRFIAGVGVGYALMIAPVYTAEISPASFRGFLTSFPEVFVNVGILLGYVSNFALAKLPIHLNWRIMLGIGAIPSVFLALGVLAMPESPRWLVMQGRLGDAKRVLNRTSSSEEESQLRLDEIKEAVGIPKDSKDEVVQVSKHSQGEGVWKELLIRPTPAVRHILIAALGIHFFQQLSGTDSVVLYSPRIFEKAGITSYNDKLLATVAVGFVKTIAILVATFQVDRFGRRILLLSSVGGMVVSFILLGVGLTVVDQSHSKVPWAVGLCIVMVLFIVAFFSIGLGPITWVYSSEIFPLQLRAQGCSMGVAVNRLTSGVISMTFISLYKAITIGGAFFLYAGIAALSWVFFYTLYPETQGRSLEDMEVLFGKYHKWREANAMLNKTKQVDHGFGHDNKAQIH, from the exons ATGGAGATGGGTGACCAGAGAGTAGAAACTAACGCCATCTCCGGCCAACCCCAGAATAGTATTGCAGACTTTGATCCCCCAAAGAAACCCAAGACAAAGAAGTTCGCTGTTGCCTGTGCCGTTTTGGCTTCAATGACGTCTATCTTACTGGGTTATG ATATTGGTGTAATGAGTGGTGCGTCCCTTTTCATCAAAGAAAACCTCAATATCAGCGATGTTCAAGTTGAAGTTCTTAACGGTACCTTGAACATATACTCTCTTATTGGCTCCGCCTTGGCCGGTAAAACCTCTGACTGGATTGGACGTCGGTACACCATAGTACTTGCTGGAACAATCTTCTTTATTGGAGCTCTCCTTATGGGTTTTGCCCCGAACTACGCCTTCCTCATGTTCGGTAGATTCATTGCCGGAGTTGGAGTTGGCTATGCTCTTATGATAGCTCCTGTCTACACTGCCGAGATCTCTCCGGCCTCGTTTCGTGGCTTCCTCACATCTTTCCCCGAG GTGTTTGTTAACGTTGGTATATTACTGGGGTACGTATCCAACTTTGCCTTAGCCAAGCTCCCAATCCACTTGAACTGGAGGATTATGCTCGGCATCGGTGCAATTCCCTCAGTTTTTCTAGCCCTCGGCGTTTTAGCCATGCCCGAGTCACCACGCTGGCTTGTCATGCAAGGGAGACTCGGAGATGCCAAGCGAGTGCTAAATAGAACATCATCTTCTGAAGAGGAATCACAGCTCAGACTAGACGAGATTAAAGAAGCTGTAGGAATCCCCAAAGACTCAAAGGATGAGGTTGTTCAAGTTTCTAAACACAGCCAAGGTGAAGGTGTATGGAAGGAATTGCTCATCCGCCCTACGCCGGCCGTTCGCCACATTTTAATAGCAGCCCTTGGTATCCACTTCTTTCAACAATTGTCAGGTACAGACTCTGTGGTTTTGTACAGCCCTAGGATCTTCGAGAAGGCAGGAATCACTTCTTACAATGACAAGCTACTTGCAACCGTGGCTGTTGGATTTGTCAAGACCATTGCAATCTTGGTGGCAACATTTCAAGTTGATCGGTTTGGACGCCGTATTTTGCTTTTGAGCAGCGTGGGTGGAATGGTAGTTTCTTTTATACTACTCGGTGTGGGTCTTACGGTCGTTGATCAATCCCACAGCAAGGTCCCATGGGCCGTTGGGTTGTGCATcgtcatggtactattcatcgTCGCTTTTTTCTCCATTGGGTTGGGACCCATCACGTGGGTCTACAGCTCTGAGATATTTCCGTTGCAGTTGCGCGCGCAAGGGTGTAGTATGGGGGTTGCCGTAAACAGGTTGACGAGCGGGGTCATCTCCATGACTTTTATTTCATTGTATAAGGCCATCACGATTGGTGGGGCCTTCTTTCTTTACGCGGGAATTGCTGCGCTTAGTTGGGTCTTCTTTTATACGCTGTATCCAGAAACGCAGGGTCGATCCCTTGAAGATATGGAGGTCTTGTTTGGTAAATACCACAAGTGGAGAGAAGCCAATGCCATGCTTAACAAGACTAAGCAAGTTGATCATGGTTTTGGTCACGACAACAAGGCTCAAATCCATTAG
- the LOC137730144 gene encoding putative polyol transporter 1 has product MEMADRKPQNTEASGQKTIADFDPPKAAKTKKFAVACAILASMTSILLGYDIGVMSGASLFIKENLKITDVQVEVLNGTLNLYSLIGSALAGRTSDWIGRRYTIVLSGAIFFAGALLMGFAPNYAFLMFGRFIAGVGVGYALMIAPVYTAEISPASFRGFLTSFPEVFVNVGILLGYVSNYALAKLPIHLNWRIMLGIGAVPSLFLAVGVLAMPESPRWLVMQGRLGDARKVLNKTSSTHEEAELRLDEIKEAAGIPKESNEDIVQVSKKSKGEGVWKDLFLRPTPAVRHILIVGVGIHFFQQASGIDSVVLYSPRIFEKAGITSYNDKLLATVAVGVVKTIFILVATFMLDKFGRRPLLLTSVGGMIFSLLLLGVGLTVVDHSHSKVQWAIALCIAMVMSNVAFFSIGLGPITWVYSSEIYPLQLRAQGCAMGVAMNRLMSGVISMTFLSLYKAITIGGAFFLYAGTSSIAFMFFYTMLPETQGRSLEDMELLFGKYHKWRQANAMLKKKEAAEKSQSA; this is encoded by the exons ATGGAGATGGCTGACCGGAAACCTCAAAATACTGAAGCCTCAGGCCAGAAGACTATTGCAGACTTTGATCCCCCGAAGGCCGCGAAGACAAAGAAGTTCGCTGTTGCCTGTGCCATTTTGGCTTCAATGACTTCAATCTTGCTGGGCTATG ATATTGGTGTGATGAGTGGAGCGTCACTCTTCATCAAAGAAAACCTGAAAATCACCGACGTACAAGTTGAAGTCCTCAACGGTACTCTGAACCTGTACTCTCTCATCGGTTCTGCCTTGGCAGGAAGAACATCCGATTGGATTGGCCGACGATACACGATTGTCCTCTCTGGAGCCATCTTCTTTGCTGGAGCTCTCCTTATGGGATTTGCCCCCAACTACGCCTTCCTCATGTTCGGCCGATTTATTGCTGGAGTTGGAGTTGGTTACGCTCTTATGATAGCTCCTGTCTATACAGCCGAAATCTCTCCAGCCTCATTCCGTGGCTTCCTCACATCTTTCCCTGAG GTGTTTGTTAATGTTGGTATATTACTTGGGTACGTATCCAACTATGCCTTGGCCAAGCTCCCGATCCACTTGAACTGGAGGATCATGCTCGGCATTGGCGCAGTTCCCTCTCTTTTCCTCGCCGTCGGCGTCCTAGCCATGCCTGAGTCACCACGCTGGCTCGTCATGCAGGGGCGACTCGGAGACGCCAGGAAAGTCCTGAACAAAACTTCTTCTACCCATGAGGAGGCTGAGCTCAGACTAGACGAGATCAAAGAGGCCGCTGGAATCCCAAAAGAGTCCAACGAGGATATCGTTCAGGTTTCGAAGAAAAGCAAAGGTGAAGGCGTATGGAAAGACTTGTTCCTTCGGCCCACCCCAGCTGTCCGCCATATTTTGATCGTGGGAGTTGGTATCCACTTCTTCCAGCAAGCCTCCGGTATTGACTCCGTCGTGTTGTACAGCCCCAGGATCTTCGAGAAGGCTGGAATCACTTCCTACAATGACAAACTACTTGCAACCGTAGCCGTTGGAGTTGTCAAGACCATTTTCATCCTTGTCGCCACCTTTATGCTTGACAAGTTCGGACGTCGTCCTTTGCTTTTGACCAGTGTGGGTGGAATGATCTTCTCTCTCTTGTTGCTCGGTGTGGGTCTTACAGTCGTCGATCATTCCCACAGCAAGGTCCAATGGGCCATCGCTCTGTGCATTGCAATGGTAATGTCCAACGTTGCGTTTTTCTCCATCGGGCTTGGACCCATCACCTGGGTCTACAGCTCAGAGATCTACCCGTTGCAGCTGCGCGCGCAAGGGTGCGCTATGGGAGTGGCCATGAATAGGTTGATGAGCGGAGTCATCTCCATGACGTTTCTTTCATTGTACAAGGCCATCACGATCGGTGGTGCCTTCTTCCTTTATGCCGGAACGTCTTCGATTGCTTTTATGTTCTTTTACACAATGCTGCCAGAAACACAAGGCCGAAGCCTCGAAGATATGGAACTCTTGTTTGGCAAATACCATAAGTGGAGACAAGCGAATGCCATGCTCAAGAAGAAGGAAGCTGCTGAGAAAAGCCAAAGCGCTTAA
- the LOC137728666 gene encoding uncharacterized protein, with amino-acid sequence MDFQMEMQRVSFCAAQIGNLGLVLLWHILHLFVSIWYFLLDLAFVFESYLISGGVLKNYKALDLGKLKYLAIVIESEEAYQTSKVIELLQWLEAIGVKRVCLYDTEGVLKKSKGAILNKLKNATEFEDGDEGLLDQKRMALEFSSFSDGKEAVTKAANLLFAKYLKLANLVGDHEEKIFTEPNMDEALKAIGCRGPDPDLLLVYGPARCHLGFPAWRIRYTEIIHMGELKWMKYGSLIKAIYRFTTVRQNYGK; translated from the exons ATGGATTTTCAAATGGAAATGCAGAGGGTGTCCTTTTGTGCTGCTCAA ATTGGCAATCTTGGGCTTGTGCTCCTATGGCATATTCTACATCTTTTTGTTAGCATATGGTACTTTCTATTAGATTTAGCTTTTGTGTTTGAAAGCTATCTTATTTCTGGTGGAGTACTCAAGAACTACAAAGCCCTTGATTTGGGAAAGCTAAAGTACCTGGCTATTGTGATAGAAAGTGAAGAAGCTTACCAAACTTCAAAAGTTATTGAGCTTCTGCAGTGGCTAGAAGCTATTGGCGTGAAGCGTGTGTGCCTTTATGATACGGAAG GAGTTTTGAAGAAATCAAAAGGAGCCATCTTGAATAAACTGAAGAATGCAACAGAATTTGAG GATGGTGATGAAGGGTTACTTGACCAAAAGCGCATGGCTCTGGAATTTTCGTCGTTCTCTGATGGAAAAGAAGCTGTGACCAAAGCAGCTAACTTACTTTTTGCAAAGTATTTGAAATTGGCCAACTTAGTTGGAGATCACGAAGAGAAAATCTTTACAGAACCTAACATGGACGAGGCACTAAAAGCTATTG GTTGCAGGGGGCCAGACCCTGACCTGCTATTAGTTTATGGACCTGCAAGATGCCACCTTGGTTTCCCTGCATGGAGAATCCGATATACTGAGATCAT ACACATGGGAGAATTGAAGTGGATGAAATATGGCTCCCTTATTAAAGCCATCTATAGGTTCACTACCGTGCGCCAAAACTATG GTAAATGA